From the genome of Vicia villosa cultivar HV-30 ecotype Madison, WI linkage group LG2, Vvil1.0, whole genome shotgun sequence, one region includes:
- the LOC131652295 gene encoding branched-chain amino acid aminotransferase 2, chloroplastic-like, producing the protein METTAALTGIRLTSSIHPSRLSSPFLSPAFPPNRSLSLKLHKQFPSTSQASLLRPSASVSPTYSEAIELADVDWDNLGFGLQPTDYMYFTKCDQGGTFSKGELKRFGNIELNPAAGVLNYGQGLFEGLKAYRKEDGNILLFRPEENALRMKMGAERMCMPSPSVEQFVEAVKDTVLANKRWIPPQGKGSLYIRPLLMGSGAVLGLAPAPEYTFLIYVSPVGNYFKEGLSPINLIVENDLHRATPGGTGGVKTIGNYAAVLKAQSAAKAKGYSDVLYLDCVHKRYLEEVSSCNIFVVKGNIISTPSIKGTILPGITRKSIIDVAQSQGFQVEERLVSVDELVDADEVFCTGTAVVVSPVGSVTYLGKKVSYGDGIGKVSQQLYNVLTSLQMGLAEDTLNWTVELR; encoded by the exons atggaaacGACCGCCGCACTCACCGGCATTCGATTGACTTCCTCGATCCACCCCTCCCGTCTTTCCTCCCCTTTTCTTTCCCCCGCATTTCCGCCCAATCGTTCTCTCTCCCTCAAG CTTCATAAGCAGTTTCCTTCGACTTCCCAAGCTTCTCTTCTCAGACCTTCCGCCTCTGTTTCTCCTACCTACAG TGAGGCGATTGAGTTGGCTGATGTAGATTGGGATAATCTTGGATTTGGTCTTCAACCTACTGATTATATGTATTTCACCAAATGTGATCAAGGTGGAACTTTTTCTAAGGGTGAATTGAAGCGTTTTGGGAACATTGAATTGAACCCTGCTGCTGGTGTTTTAAACTATGGGCAG GGGTTATTTGAAGGTTTGAAAGCCTACCGCAAAGAAGATGGGAATATACTCCTCTTTCGTCCGGAAGAGAATGCCTTACGGATGAAGATGGGTGCCGAGCGGATGTGCATGCCATCACCTAGCGTAGAACAGTTTGTGGAAGCTGTGAAAGACACTGTTTTAGCAAACAAACGCTGG ATACCACCTCAGGGTAAGGGTTCCTTGTATATTAGACCTTTGCTAATGGGAAGTGGAGCTGTACTTGGGCTTGCACCTGCTCCAGAGTACACCTTTTTAATATATGTTTCACCTGTCGGGAACTACTTCAAG GAAGGTTTGTCTCCAATCAATCTGATTGTGGAGAATGATCTACATCGTGCAACTCCTGGTGGTACTGGAGGTGTGAAGACCATTGGAAACTATGCTGCG GTTCTTAAGGCACAATCTGCAGCCAAAGCTAAAGGCTACTCTGATGTTTTGTACCTTGACTGTGTGCACAAAAGATACTTGGAGGAGGTTTCTTCCTGCAATATATTTGTTGTTAAG GGTAACATTATTTCAACTCCATCTATCAAAGGGACTATCCTGCCTGGCATTACTCGAAAGAGTATAATTGACGTTGCTCAAAGCCAAGGTTTCCAG GTTGAGGAACGACTAGTGTCGGTGGATGAATTGGTAGATGCTGACGAGGTCTTCTGCACAGGAACAGCTGTGGTCGTATCACCTGTTGGCAGTGTTACCTATCTTGGCAAGAA GGTATCTTATGGAGATGGCATTGGAAAGGTTTCACAGCAACTTTATAATGTCCTTACCAGTCTACAGATGGGTCTTGCGGAGGATACCTTGAATTGGACTGTTGAGCTGAGATAA
- the LOC131650208 gene encoding uncharacterized protein LOC131650208, protein MDVKLIDVHVDVYKQLTNEHEFVVREHMLKWICTEAAKLGFGVVTGRSGNGPDRRQTFVTLICERSGEYTNLIQKLKQNYTGSNRCECPFKLCGYFMANNTWTFNVICGRHNYDMCYKLDDHLIVYCLNLEENELVSNMKINMVQSKNIFATLKRRIP, encoded by the coding sequence ATGGATGTTAAACTGATTGATGTCCATGTAGATGTTTATAAACAACTTACAAATGAACATGAGTTTGTTGTTCGTGAGCATATGCTAAAATGGATATGCACGGAGGCTGCCAAATTGGGGTTTGGTGTTGTAACCGGGAGGTCGGGTAATGGTCCTGATAGAAGACAAACATTTGTGACATTGATATGCGAAAGAAGTGGCGAATACACAAACCTTATCCAAAAGTTGAAACAGAATTACACCGGTTCTAATAGATGTGAGTGTCCTTTTAAGTTGTGCGGGTACTTTATGGCAAATAATACATGGACATTTAATGTGATTTGCGGTAGACATAATTATGACATGTGTTACAAGCTAGATGATCATCTCATTGTATATTGTCTTAATCTTGAAGAGAATGAACTTGTTTCTAACATGAAAATAAACATGGTGCAGTCCAAAAATATATTTGCAACTTTGAAACGGAGAATACCTTAA